A portion of the Daphnia magna isolate NIES linkage group LG4, ASM2063170v1.1, whole genome shotgun sequence genome contains these proteins:
- the LOC116921003 gene encoding lysosomal acid glucosylceramidase yields MQLTVSALVCFDTWFRLFLLVLPKMANFNFFCTSFLVSILVYRGVVVANDCIPRHYGKSSFVCVCNATYCDDSPTVGDLAAGQATLISSTRADARFRITNLTFVGFSNSLLANQIFIDPSVQYQKILGFGGAFTDAAGINIAKLSILAQQNLLKSYFGSEGIEYGLGRVPIGGSDFSTLAYTYDDFPGDNNLANFSLTKEDLFFKIPYISWAQSFSAKPIKLLASPWSAPAWMKSNGKLNGKGYLLQEYYQVWAEYIARFFEEYKSHNLHFFAVTPQNEPSDGNIPDFPFNCMGWTPEQQAMFVGLNLGPTLEASGFGSVKIMIMDDQRLLLPKWAESVLSHPLAKKYVAGVAVHWYTDLFTPATVLTKFHEKFPDHFILATEACEGDKPWQPAVSLGSWERLESYAHNIIEDLNHWVTGWMDWNLALDERGGPNWAGNFVDSPIIVNKARDEFYKQPMFYALGHFSKYIPEDSVRIGIDLIDNSNFFGTAFKRPDGKHTVVLLNRSNEDKLIMLVDRERGALEFTCPARSLNTVVYG; encoded by the exons gTGTGGTAGTGGCCAATGACTGCATCCCTCGTCATTATGGGAAAAGTAGCTTCGTATGTGTCTGCAATGCCACATACTGTGACGACT caCCGACCGTTGGCGATCTAGCGGCAGGCCAAGCTACTTTGATCTCTTCCACTAGAGCAGACGCACGCTTCCGAATAACCAACCTGACTTTCGTGGGGTTTTCAAATTCACTTCTTG CAAACCAAATATTTATAGATCCTTCTGTTCAATACCAAAAAATTCTTGGATTTGGTGGCGCATTTACCGACGCAGCTGGAATCAACATTGCGAAGCTGTCGATTTTGGCCCAGCAAAATTTACTTAA GTCATATTTTGGAAGCGAGGGAATAGAATATGGGCTGGGTAGAGTTCCTATTGGTGGAAGTGATTTTTCTACCTTGGCTTACACCTACGATGATTTTCCTGGAGATAATAATCTAGCAAACTTTTCCCTAACTAAAGAAGATCTGTTCTTCAAG ATTCCATATATCTCCTGGGCTCAGAGTTTTAGTGCCAAACCTATAAAGCTTCTTGCCAGCCCATGGAGTGCCCCTGCATGGATGAAAAGCAATGGCAAACTAAATGGCAAAGG GTATCTTCTTCAAGAGTATTACCAAGTATGGGCAGAATATATCGCGag attttttgaaGAATACAAGAGCCACAACTTGCATTTTTTCGCCGTTACACCTCAAAATGAACCATCCGATGGAAATATCCCAG ATTTTCCATTCAACTGTATGGGCTGGACTCCAG AACAGCAGGCAATGTTCGTTGGCCTTAATTTGGGACCTACGTTAGAGGCCAGTGGATTTGGATCCGTTAAAATCATGATTATG GATGATCAACGCCTTTTGCTTCCGAAATGGGCCGAAAGT GTTTTGTCCCATCCATTGGCGAAAAAGTACGTTGCAGGTGTGGCAGTTCACTGGTACACGGATCTGTTTACACCGGCAACAGTTCTAACCAAATTTCATGAAAAATTCCCAGATCATTTCATTTTGGCCACTGAGGCCTGCGAAG GTGACAAACCGTGGCAACCGGCCGTTAGTCTTGGATCGTGGGAACGTCTTGAATCTTATGCGCACAACATTATAGAG GATCTCAATCATTGGGTGACTGGATGGATGGACTGGAATCTTGCGCTGGACGAACGCGGGGGTCCAAACTGGGCTGGAAATTTTGTCGATTCCCCCATTATTGTTAACAAAGCTAGAGACGAGTTTTACAAGCAACCCATGTTTTATGCACTGGGACATTTTTCCAAATACATTCCAGAGGACTCGGTCAGGATTGGTATTGATCTGATTGACAATTCAAACTTTTTCGGAACCGCTTTCAAACGTCCTGATGGAAAGCACACAGTAGTCCTGCTCAACCG GTCAAACGAGGATAAATTAATTATGTTGGTTGACCGTGAACGCGGTGCCTTGGAATTCACTTGTCCCGCCCGCTCTTTAAATACGGTGGTTTATGGTTAA